The proteins below are encoded in one region of Shewanella algae:
- a CDS encoding NADP(H)-dependent aldo-keto reductase — protein MEYRRIPHSTLEVSKLCLGTMTWGEQNSQADAFAQLDMALAKGINFIDTAEMYPVPPKPETQGETERILGAYLKARGNRDNLVIATKVAAPGGKSDYIRSKMALDWRNIQLAVDASLQRLGVDCIDLYQIHWPHRNCNFFGELFYEQQEQESMTPILDTLEALSEVIRAGKVRYIGVSNETPWGLMKYLQLAEKHGLPRIVSVQNPYNLLNRSFEVGMSEISHREELPLLAYSPLAFGTLTGKYLDSQWPAGARLTLFKRFARYTGTELALEATEAYVKLAQKFHLSPAQMALAFVNSRPFVGSNIIGATNLEQLKENIAASQLKLSDELLGEINTLSSRFRLPCP, from the coding sequence ATGGAATACAGACGTATCCCCCACTCCACTCTGGAAGTGAGCAAACTGTGCCTCGGCACCATGACCTGGGGCGAGCAAAACAGCCAGGCCGACGCCTTCGCCCAGTTGGATATGGCCCTAGCCAAAGGGATTAACTTTATCGACACTGCCGAGATGTATCCGGTGCCGCCAAAACCCGAGACTCAGGGTGAAACCGAACGCATCCTTGGCGCCTATCTCAAGGCCCGCGGCAACAGAGACAACCTGGTGATTGCCACCAAGGTGGCGGCTCCCGGCGGCAAGAGTGACTATATCCGCAGCAAGATGGCACTGGACTGGCGCAATATCCAGCTAGCGGTGGATGCATCATTGCAGCGCCTGGGCGTAGACTGTATCGATCTCTATCAAATCCACTGGCCCCACAGAAACTGTAACTTCTTCGGCGAACTCTTCTATGAGCAGCAGGAGCAGGAGTCGATGACCCCCATCCTGGATACCCTAGAAGCCTTGAGCGAAGTGATCCGCGCCGGCAAGGTGCGCTATATCGGGGTTTCCAACGAAACCCCATGGGGCCTGATGAAATACCTGCAACTGGCAGAAAAACATGGCCTGCCGCGAATTGTCAGCGTCCAGAACCCCTATAACCTGCTGAATCGCAGCTTTGAAGTGGGCATGAGTGAAATAAGCCACCGCGAAGAGTTACCACTGCTGGCCTACTCGCCATTGGCCTTCGGTACTCTCACAGGCAAGTATCTCGACAGTCAGTGGCCAGCAGGCGCCAGGTTGACCCTGTTCAAGCGCTTCGCCCGCTATACCGGCACCGAGTTGGCGCTTGAGGCCACCGAGGCCTACGTCAAGCTGGCCCAAAAATTCCACCTGAGCCCGGCACAGATGGCACTGGCATTCGTCAACTCCCGTCCCTTTGTGGGCAGCAATATCATAGGCGCCACCAATCTGGAGCAGTTAAAGGAGAACATTGCCGCCTCGCAGCTTAAGCTGAGTGATGAACTGCTCGGTGAAATCAACACGCTGTCGAGCCGATTTCGCCTGCCCTGTCCTTAA
- a CDS encoding aminotransferase class V-fold PLP-dependent enzyme yields the protein MSTPQLRAQFPALTQMLGDYPLVYLDTAATSQKPRRVLEAMARFYREDCANVHRAAHQLSARATQAYEAVRDALQHFIHAARREEIIFTHGTTEAINLLAWGLGKRFGKDDLILVDSCAHHANLLPWQQLVKRSGARLEPIPLDKDLRLDKAAFSLLLQQKPKLVALSHVSNVLGTVNDIQALCQDIRAAGAISVVDGAQAVAHLQLDMQQLGCDFYAFSGHKMYGPSGIGVLWGRYELLDTLEPLLTGGEMIKTVSFQDSTFGDLPNRLEAGTPPIAEVIGLGEAVAFLEQQDRQALALAEQKLLNQLQQGLSAIAGVELYAAHGDNLGAVAFNLKGEHHQDVGILLDQQGIAVRCGHHCAMPLMSLVGIKGCCRASVGIYTDEQDIKRFLDALRASAELLGY from the coding sequence ATGAGCACTCCACAGTTGCGCGCCCAGTTTCCCGCGCTCACCCAGATGTTGGGGGATTATCCCCTGGTCTATCTCGACACGGCCGCCACCAGCCAAAAACCCCGGCGGGTGCTGGAAGCTATGGCGCGTTTTTACCGTGAAGATTGCGCCAATGTGCACAGAGCGGCCCATCAGCTTTCCGCCCGGGCGACCCAGGCCTACGAAGCTGTGCGTGATGCCTTGCAACATTTTATCCATGCCGCCCGGCGGGAAGAGATCATCTTCACCCACGGCACCACCGAAGCCATCAACCTGCTGGCCTGGGGCCTTGGCAAGCGCTTTGGCAAGGATGACCTCATTCTGGTCGACAGCTGCGCTCATCACGCCAATCTGCTGCCCTGGCAACAACTGGTCAAACGCAGTGGTGCCAGGCTGGAACCCATTCCGCTGGATAAAGATCTGCGCCTCGATAAGGCGGCCTTTAGTCTGCTGCTCCAGCAAAAGCCCAAATTGGTGGCCCTCAGCCATGTTTCCAATGTATTGGGTACGGTCAATGACATACAAGCCTTGTGTCAGGATATTCGCGCCGCCGGCGCCATCAGTGTGGTGGATGGTGCCCAGGCCGTCGCCCATCTGCAGTTGGATATGCAGCAACTGGGGTGCGACTTTTATGCTTTTTCCGGCCACAAGATGTATGGCCCCAGCGGCATAGGCGTACTCTGGGGCCGCTATGAATTGCTCGACACCTTGGAGCCACTGCTGACCGGCGGTGAGATGATAAAAACCGTCAGTTTCCAAGACAGTACATTTGGCGACTTGCCCAACCGCCTCGAGGCCGGCACCCCGCCGATAGCCGAGGTCATAGGTCTGGGAGAGGCCGTTGCCTTTCTCGAACAGCAGGACAGACAAGCCCTGGCACTTGCCGAACAAAAACTGCTGAACCAGCTGCAACAGGGGTTATCCGCCATTGCCGGGGTCGAACTTTACGCCGCCCACGGGGATAATCTGGGCGCCGTGGCCTTTAACCTCAAGGGTGAGCATCACCAGGATGTAGGCATACTGCTGGATCAACAAGGCATAGCGGTACGCTGCGGCCATCATTGTGCCATGCCACTGATGTCGCTGGTGGGTATCAAGGGCTGCTGCCGGGCCTCTGTGGGGATCTACACTGATGAGCAAGATATCAAACGTTTTCTCGATGCCCTGAGGGCAAGCGCCGAGCTACTGGGATATTGA
- the yjjX gene encoding inosine/xanthosine triphosphatase, with amino-acid sequence MKQKQLQIVVGSTNPVKLKAAENAVRALHPDAEIHCQAMKAPSGVAEQPMTDADTRQGAINRVEWCKANADADYYLAMEGGVDDFPQGPATFAYVVIATKERLCVGRSAHLPLPPKVYAALKAGEELGDVMDSLFNTVNVKQAGGAIGLLTQGHATRESIYHSALLLASAPLRYPELY; translated from the coding sequence ATGAAACAAAAACAGTTACAGATAGTGGTGGGTTCTACCAACCCGGTAAAACTCAAAGCCGCCGAGAATGCGGTTCGCGCCCTGCATCCCGACGCCGAAATCCACTGCCAAGCCATGAAGGCGCCATCCGGTGTGGCGGAGCAACCCATGACAGATGCCGATACCCGCCAGGGAGCCATCAACAGGGTGGAATGGTGCAAGGCGAATGCAGATGCCGATTACTATCTGGCAATGGAAGGTGGGGTGGATGATTTTCCCCAGGGGCCGGCCACCTTTGCCTATGTCGTCATAGCCACCAAAGAACGCCTCTGCGTCGGCCGCAGTGCTCACCTGCCCCTGCCGCCCAAGGTTTATGCCGCGCTCAAGGCCGGTGAAGAACTGGGGGATGTGATGGATTCGCTGTTCAATACCGTCAATGTCAAACAGGCAGGTGGTGCAATAGGGCTCTTGACCCAGGGGCATGCTACTCGCGAGAGTATTTATCACTCGGCCTTGCTGCTCGCATCGGCGCCACTGCGTTACCCGGAGCTTTACTGA
- a CDS encoding bifunctional helix-turn-helix transcriptional regulator/GNAT family N-acetyltransferase → MSLSTKPLNSGSSKPDVKEPGNRQEPSQDELAQVSPVLRHLSRHLVRQLGMLSGACGQLPLTPVQAHTLLELGQQDLSIKELSSLLNIDKSNASRAVSHLVKKQLAQTKANPRDNRCLQVSLTPAGHKMLKQLDNQQDNQFADILAQLAPSEVTQLEASLRCYNKAITKAKSQQGVVIRPLQAADDAGLAAVIRAVSAEYGLTPDKGYSVADPTLDHLSRQYGQPGSRYWVIEKQQQLLGGAGIAPLPGERGVCELQKMYFMPIVRGLGLSRRLALQCLSFAREQGYKACYLETTKLLPEALGLYASLGFTVLPKPLGNTGHSACEIPMLLTL, encoded by the coding sequence ATGTCCCTCAGTACAAAACCGCTAAATTCGGGCTCATCCAAGCCTGATGTTAAAGAGCCGGGCAATCGCCAGGAACCCTCTCAGGATGAACTGGCCCAGGTTAGCCCTGTGCTCAGACACCTGTCACGTCATCTGGTACGGCAGCTGGGTATGTTGTCCGGTGCCTGCGGGCAACTGCCGCTGACACCTGTGCAGGCACACACACTGCTGGAGCTGGGACAGCAAGATCTCAGCATTAAAGAACTGAGTAGCCTGCTCAATATCGATAAATCCAATGCCAGTCGTGCCGTCAGTCATCTGGTCAAGAAACAACTGGCCCAAACCAAGGCCAATCCCAGAGACAATCGTTGTCTGCAGGTCAGTCTGACTCCGGCCGGGCATAAGATGTTGAAACAGCTGGATAACCAGCAGGATAATCAATTTGCTGACATTCTTGCCCAGTTGGCACCGAGCGAAGTGACCCAGCTGGAAGCCAGCCTGCGCTGCTACAACAAGGCGATTACCAAAGCCAAGAGCCAACAGGGGGTGGTAATCAGGCCACTACAGGCGGCAGACGATGCCGGGCTGGCCGCCGTGATACGTGCTGTATCGGCCGAATATGGCCTGACTCCCGATAAGGGTTACAGTGTGGCCGACCCGACCCTGGATCACCTGAGTCGCCAATATGGGCAGCCAGGCAGCCGGTATTGGGTAATTGAAAAACAGCAGCAATTGCTCGGCGGTGCCGGCATAGCACCCTTGCCCGGCGAAAGGGGGGTGTGTGAGTTGCAGAAGATGTACTTTATGCCCATAGTGCGAGGCCTGGGGCTCTCCCGCCGTTTGGCACTGCAATGTCTCAGCTTTGCCCGCGAGCAGGGATATAAGGCCTGTTATCTGGAAACCACCAAACTGTTGCCGGAAGCGCTCGGCCTCTACGCCAGTCTGGGCTTTACCGTCCTGCCCAAGCCCCTTGGCAATACCGGCCACAGCGCCTGTGAAATTCCCATGTTGCTGACACTCTAG